A single region of the Rhipicephalus microplus isolate Deutch F79 chromosome 10, USDA_Rmic, whole genome shotgun sequence genome encodes:
- the LOC142774411 gene encoding uncharacterized protein LOC142774411, protein MDMADEEMLHFTFDSGSYSQTYQASACQDNASSDADWTDILKDLYKITFGYPPSPQLSDVADEELPRYSTLHSGSYKVVQDKHQADTSQDNVSDAPGSTQREQCKCGAHSEFNHGEKPPRERGLTCEICARSFARYGYLVQHRRIHTGEKPYHCDACGKLFARQYDFARHRRTHSGEKSHRCATCSKSFAESATLRKHERTHKDKKPPRCKVWRHLIVTWPSLKRHRHLHGD, encoded by the exons ATGGACATGGCTGACGAAGAAATGCTGCATTTTACTTTTGATAGCGGTAGCTACTCGCAAACATACCAGGCAAGCGCATGTCAAGACAATGCCAG TTCCGACGCAGACTGGACAGATATACTGAAGGATTTGTACAAAATAACCTTTGGCTACCCTCCAAGTCCGCA GCTATCGGACGTCGCTGATGAAGAATTACCACGATACTCCACTCTCCATAGCGGGAGCTACAAAGTAGTTCAGGATAAACACCAGGCAGACACGTCTCAAGACAATGTCAG TGATGCCCCTGGCTCCACGCAAAGAGAACAGTGCAAGTGCGGTGCCCATAGTGAATTCAATCACGGCGAGAAACCACCCCGGGAACGAGGCCTCACCTGCGAGATATGCGCGAGATCTTTTGCACGATACGGTTATCTCGTTCAACATCGCCGTATTCACACGGGCGAAAAGCCCTACCATTGCGATGCATGTGGCAAATTGTTTGCGCGGCAGTACGATTTCGCGCGACATCGCCGTACTCATTCGGGCGAGAAATCCCACCGGTGCGCGACATGCAGTAAATCCTTCGCAGAGTCGGCAACTCTTCGCAAACATGAACGCACGCATAAAGACAAGAAGCCGCCTAGATGTAAAGTATGGCGTCATTTGATCGTGACATGGCCTTCTCTGAAAAGGCACCGACATTTACATGGAGACTGA